GATCAACCGGGCGAGGTCATCCGCTCGGGGCAGGTCGATTTCTATAGGGTTCTGGCGAAGTTCAGTGCATTCGTAGGCACTCCAGTCCTGCGTGACGATAGGATATGGGAGCCCAAGCCGCACCAGTTTCGGCGATGGTTCGGCGTCACCTACTACAATCGGTATCGTTTTCCCCAGCTGGTTGCCCTTGCCTATTTCTATCGGCACTTCGATCCAAACGTGACGAGGCGCTATATCATGGAGCAGGCGAATGGTGGGTTTATCAAAGAAAAGGACGAGGCGCGCGCACGCGAGCGGCGGGCAGCGGCCGAGCGATTGGCAGACTTCAACAGAGGCGGCGAAGAGTTTCGGCGTGAGAGATTTCTAGACGTTGCTGAAGGTCGCGAGGTCATGACAGGGTTCGGTGGCGAGTATCTAACAAAAGAATTGCGGCGACGAGTCGGAGAAATCGAAGATCGGCTTGAGGTGTGCGATTCCAAGGCGCAAGAGCAAAGCTTGATTGAGGCCATTGCGCCCGTCGTTGAGGCGACGACCCTCGAGCCAAACGGGCAGGGGCATACCTATTGCAAATGCGGTTCAACGAGGAACGACCTGGCACAAGCAGAATGCCGAAACATTGCGCAAGCTGAAGAGGGAGCCGTACTGACCGCGGGACCGGACCCAGCATTTGCTTCGGATACCACCTGCGGGGATTGTGCGCATGGGGTGCGCTTTAGCGAAAACCGCTCCTTTATGGATGTTGTCATGTCAGATCTCGAGGAAGACCTCCGAAGTGCGATTTCTCCCACAGTCCGTGAGTTTTACTCGCTCCGATTGCAGACGCTGAGAAAGCAGCGAGATCTTTTCGAAGCGAAACGCGGTTTATGAGGGAAGGTGCCGCACGTCGTTCGTTCCGCCTCAAGGTTGAGGCGCTTGAGCAGGCCGTGAAAGAAGGGATTGTTCCAAAGGAATTGCCGAAAATCCTCAAGCTTGATGATGTGCGATGCTGGAACGCACCGCCTATGTCATCTTGGAGCAGCTTCTCCGTGGCAGCCCCCGGTGCCCTAAACTCCGACCTGCGTGAGAGACTGGATAGAGTCCTTCCGAGCTTTGTGAAGCTGCAGTCCGGGAAGGTAAAGCGTGGGCCCAAGCCACCACGAACGATGTCGGTTGGTGATTGGCTGATCCGAGAGGAGCGAAATGCTCTACTTCAGCAGAATGCCCAACTCCTTGGGCGTGTTCAGGAGGCCGAGTCCCAAGTCCGTAGCATGAGGACAATCATTGCTTCTCAAAAGAAAAAGATCGGTGAGCTGAGCGCTAGCTTACGCAAGGTAGTGCCGCTGCGTGAGACAGTATGAGAGTCCTGAGAAACGTTCAAAGGGCCAGAGTCCACCTTATCAAAAGGTCGCTCACCAGTGATGGACCTCTGCCCGCCGGCTTCCCCGTGCTGAGTTGGATGCGTGCTGGGATCGACGAGGATGTCTTCCGGTACTGTCGTGATCGTGCCTTCTTTGAGGGCATGAAGATGAGCACGGTGGTGCAGGAGTGCTACGTACTGGCAGACTGGCTGAATTGGCTAGCTCGTCTCGGTAAGGAAAAAGCCGAGGCGGCAACCTCTGACTACCTAAAGTGGGACGCCATTGCGCGAAGCGCCGGCAGGCTTGGTCCCGCACGGCAGCACCGGAAGCAACAGGTGGTTTGGAGCTTCTACCACCATCTTCGAAGCGACTCTGAGCTCGGGGCAGCGACGGCCGGCTTCTTTGGTCAGATTTCGAATGTTCGTGTCTCGGACAGTGGCGTCGAAGAATGGTCGATGAAACTGCGTCGCCGCGGAGGGGGGACTCGTAGAAACCCGATCGTGCCGTCCGATGAAGAAGTTGAGCGAGTTCTTGATAAGCTAGGGGAGCACGATAACCCTTTCCTAGCAGAGCGGAACTTCCTGATCGGACAGGTGGAAGCGAAAGTCGGTCTCCGAGCGATGGGAGCTGAGAGTCTAAACATTGCCACTCTTGACGCTATGCTAGCTTCGGAAGGCATCCAGGTATCGGGGGGTAGTGTCGGTCGCCTCGGGTCGGACAAGGCGGAGCAGATACGCATTCGGATGGAATTGAGCAGGCTTCTTAGGTCTGGGCGGTCCGTTATGGAGGCCGTGGTCGTGGAGAAGGGAGGGAAGCGCCGCGAAGTTGAGATGCCGATTGACCTTGCAAAGAGGTTGCTGGACCATGTTTGGGGGCGACGGTACGCTCTCGTACGGAACAGGCGCGGAGCAGGGCGCCGGCACGACGGACGGCTGTTTCTCTCGTTCACAGACGCCGCGCCACTGACTCGAGGAACTATCAAGGATTTGGTGAAGGTTGCCTTCGTCGCTTCGGGAGTGAGGGGAAGTGGCCATGCCCTTCGCGCATCTTATCTCACGAGGAAAGCGATTGATCTTCTGCAAGAGGCTAGGCGCAGATACGGCAATAACTTCAGTCCAGAGGATTTGATGAGTGAACTTGCGCGGCTGGCTGGACATAACCACCGTAAGACATTGAAGTCCTACCTAGACGTCGCCCGATTGCGCGAGGCGATGCTCCAAGACTTGGACTGAGAGTAGCGTAAGCATAACAGGCGCCGAATCCATTACCCTTTGATCCTCCAGGCTCTAAGCGGCGTCGCCACCATCACCCGCGCAGCAGCGCCAGGGCCGATCATCGCGTTGCCCTGAGCGCCTCGATCACCGCGGCAATCACGCCGGTATCGGCGCCGCGACCAATCTTCACCACCACATCAGCGATCTCGAGCTCGATCGCAGGCCCCTTCGAACGTCGGCGCTTCTTCGAGTGCTTGCCTGTCTGCACAGGCGCATCGGCAGGTTGTGCCTCTACCACGGCCGGCACGAACGCCGGCACGGCCGGCAACGTCACGCCCCGATGTTCGAACTGCTTGCGCAACGCGCGACGCCAGGTGAACAGCTGCGAAGGGCTCAGCGCGTGCCGCCGCGCAACCGCGCATACCGTCTCCCGGCCCGAAAAGCTCTCGGCGACGATTGATGCCTTCACCTCCGACGGCCAGTTTCGTCGCCTCCCGGCACCGGTGAACACCTCGAAGCGCTGCACGCCGCCGGTGCCAGCATCATCACATGACATCGTCATAGCACCAACGTCCTCTGCCCAATCAGGACGAGCAGGCTCGGCGCTACGCTTCAGACCCGCAAGGTGGGGACGGCGCTCCGCTTACCAAGCACGGATGAAGAGATTGAGCACATCGGAATCGATCCCGTGTCCAGGCGCGACTTCCTGCCTTCGAGAGGCGTTCGGGTACTGCGGACCAGCAAGTCCAAAGCGATAGCTGAATCCCCCCCCCCCCCCCGCGTTCACGCCCAGCTGGGCTCTCGGAGATGTGAGCTATCTCGGTGACAAGTGGCGTCTGACGAACGCCGAGCTTCTCGGGTTACTCGGTGTGGCTGAAGAGCGGGTGATGACGCTCATCGACCTACCGGAGGCTCGACTCACCCACTCTGAGCACGAGAGGATCACTTCGCTTCACGAGATCCACAAGGACTTGCAGGACGTGTTGGGCGATCGCTCCGTGGCCGATTGGCTGAGGAGCGATTGCACGATGTTGCAATTCCCTGCTCCCACGCCGCTTGCGCAGCTTCTAGCCTACGGCAAACCGGCCATCGCTCTCATGAAAGAAGCTCTTTGCCACCGTTTCCTGATGCTGACCTACGGACCAGATCCAGGAGCTTTTCGACGAGGCTTTGATGCTCTTCTGCAGGTGCCAATCGAATGGCCCACTGAGTGGGAAGTGAACCGCCCCGGGTTTCCTGGAGGCTCCAACTTGTGAGAAGTGGGAGCCGTTATGGGAAAGCAGACAGGACAATATCCGGCTGAGGTGCGCGATCGCGCGGTGCGGCTGGTTCTCGAGCATCAGGGGGAGCATGCGTCGCAATGGGAGGCGATCGTCTCGATTGCTTCGAAGATCGGTTGCACGGCGGAGACGCTGCGCCGCTGGGTGAGGCAGGCGGAGCGGGACAGCGGCTCGCGGCCTGGTGTGACGAGCGAGGAGCGCGATCGTATCCGGGCGCTGGAGCGTGAGAACCGGGAGCTGCGGAAGGCGAATGAGATCCTGCGCAAGGCGTCTGCCTATTTTGCCCAGGCGAAGCTCGACCGCCCGTTCAAGCGATGATCGCGTTCATCGACTATCACCGAGAAGTTTATGGGGACGAGCCGATCTGCAGGGTGCTGCCGATTGCCCCGTCGACTTACTTCGAGCGTGTCGCGCAGCGGCACGATCCATGCCGACGGTCTCCACGGACACGGCGTGATGAAGATCTCAAGGCGAAGATCGCGCGTGTGCATGCCGACAATTTCAACGTCTACGGCGCGCGCAAGGTTTGGCGTCAGTTGCTCCGCGAGAAGGTCTCGGTCGCCCGCTGCACGGTGGAGCGGCTAATGCGCGAACTCGGTCTCAAGGGGGTCGTCCGCGGCAAGCAAGTGCGGACCACGATCAGCGACAAGGCCGCGCCGTGTCCGCTCGATCGCGTCAATCGCAACTTCCGGGCGGCAGCGCCGAACCGGCTCTGGGTGTCCGACTTCACCTACGTGTCGACCTGGGCGGGCTTCGTCTATGTCGCCTTCGTCATCGACACTTATGCCAGACGGATCGTCGGCTGGCGCGCCAGCAGGACGGCGCATGCCAGCTTCGTCCTCGATGCTCTGGAGCAAGCCGTGCACGATCGCAGGCCAGTACATCGCGGAGGCCTCGTTCACCACAGCGACCGCGGATTGAAATATCTGTCCATCACGTACAGCGAGCGGCTTGCCGAAGCCGGCATCGAACCCTCGGTCGGCAGCGTCGGCGACAGCTACGACAATGCCTTGGCCGAGACGATAAACGGCCTCTACAAGGCCGAGGTGATCCACCGTCGTGGTCCGTGGAAATCGTTCGAGGCCGTCGAATATGCCACGCTCGAATGGGTCGACTGGTTCAACAATCGCAGGCTGCTCGAGCCGATCGGGAACATCCCACCAGCCGAAGCCAAAGCACGCTACTACGCCATGCTCGACGAAACACGCATAGCCGCGTAACTCAAACCAAAGAGCCTCCGGCGAACCCGGGGCGGTTCAGTCAGAATTAATCCGGCGCCATGTGCTCTGGTGGGTCAGAATCCAGTCGGCGTTGACAATGCCACCAAGGCACAGCTCACGGACGCTGAGCACAAACACGGGTAGCTAGTCGCGCGGGTGCTGTGATCAAGATCGAACTTCAGCAAGGGCCGGAGGTGTCAACTGAGAGTCTCCAACAGCCTGTCTCAGTGTCCATCAGATCGGCAGCAGGTCGAATATTCTCAGCCAAGCGGGCCCACTCTGCTACCCTTCAATTCCAATAAGTCCGAGCTTTCAATGTCCCTCAATAGCTCGCTCGGATGGATCTCAAGAGCCAGGGCAATGAGGCATAGCGTCTCCAGAGCGAGGTTCTGAGTTCCGCGCTCGATCCGGCCGTAGAACGATCTGTCGATGCGGGCGCGATGTGCGACTTTCTCCTGGGACTGGCCGCTCAGTTTCCTGTGGTGCCGTATCGCTGCCGCGACCTTGTCGCGTACCGAGCTATCTCTGATTTTAGACACAGCAGGTATCTGAAGTGCCGGCCGCGCAGCGTCCACCGACTGTTAGGCCACGGCCTTTAAGAAACATTCTTGTTGCCTGCTGACGGTGGTTGCAGTATGAAGCTCAGGATCCGTCTGGATCCATGGTTCCAGATTAGATCTGAGCTCCGGGTCCGGTTCCGACCCGCGACTGATGTGTCGATTCTTGTCTCGCCCGTCGCTGACCGCAGACCAAGGTTGGCGTTTCGCACGTGGTCCAGCCTAGGGCTGACACCTCAGCAATTTCGTGGAGTACGGGAGGATCTATGAAGCGTAGATGGGGTCGCGAACTTGGAGAGCAGGTCTTGAGGGCTGTAGCGAGAGAGGAAGCCGCAGGGATGCCCCATCAGCGGGTCGTCACCTGGTTGGACAACTGGCTCATCCCGGAGAAATCAGAAGCGATGTTGGCCAGTTGGGAGCGATCGGAGTTGATGGCTAGATTGTCGCATGTTTCGCCAGACACACTTGAACAATGGTTGCTGGAAATGTCGGCAAATCAGCGGTCTCATGGTTTGAGGTGTGCGGTTCATGCTTTCGTCGACCGTATGTATCCGCTGCAGGCGGGAGGTCCCCAATCGAAATACTTCTTAGTGAACGATGTCGTTTGATATGAAGCGGAAATCTGGGTCGGGTAAATCGTTTGGGAGATTAGCTGGCGCTATATGGGGCCGACGAACACTATTGTTATCGATAGGTGCTGCTTGACGCCCGAGACGCTCCGCGCGGAGTCCGACTCCAAGAAAGCTGCAGTGATGAGCCTCTGTGAGCCGCGGGTTCATGATGGCCAAGGGGATGCAACACGGGGCGCTCAGGCGATCTTGGGGCTCAGCTCCCAACAGTGGGATCGGATCATTGAGTTAGATGGTTCCGTTGCGGACGAGAGGAGAGATAATCTGATGCGCATCGCTTGGACGCTCGCCATCCTAATCCCACGACGCGACGGGCCTACCCACTTGCTGCGTTCATCGAATAGCGTCAGCTATCTGTGTGGTCGAGCAGCTTTGTCCGCCATCCTCTCGTCCGCCGAATATCTAACGAAAGCCCGTGAATACCTCGAGGCCGAACTCCAACGCTGACGCTCGAGTGCTCTGATGCGAAAGGAAAGCAACGCAGCATGGCTCACCTGCAAAACGAAGACTATGCAGACGACGTCCCGCCGGGCTGGAGGCCGTTACTCGCCGCGTTGGTGATCGAGTTGGAGCGTGTGCAGCCTGGTTTTAGCATCACCCAGGTGAAGCAGAAATTCGGTGAGCTTCGGGTCTACCTCGAGGCCGGCACGGTCGAGGCGTTCCATCTTATCGACGATGCTACGCGACAATCGCGGGTGACGTGCGAGGAGTGTGGAAAGAAGGGATCCTTGCGCACCAGCTCTGGGTGGGTGCAAACGCTATGTGACGAACACTCTCAGCCGGGAACGAGGAAGCTGGCGGAGAGTCTCATCGTAGCTGCTTACAGATTTGTCGACGGCAGGTTTGTCCCAGTCGAGCGATAGTCGCCGATCGTGAGCGAGCAACTTAGAAGAAGAACGGAACCAACCTTTGCGCCTATGGGTACTCTCAGACCTGCATCTTGAGCAAAGCACCTGGGATCTGCCCGAGAGGCGTCCCGAGTACGATGTACTCGTTGCTGCCGGTGATATCCATCGGGCTACGGCCGCGGTACGTTGGCTGTCCGATCGTGCGGGTGCTAAGCCTGTCGTGTATATCACCGGTAATCACGAATGGTATAGCCCGAGAGCTGACTTCACCATCGAAGATGAGCTGGCTGAGGCACGGGAGCTTGCTCGCGGAACGCAGGTGAATCTCTTACACAATCAGGAGCTAATTATTGAGGGTGTGCGGTTTCTCGGAACTCCGCTTTGGACCGATTTCGAGTTGACCGGTGATCCGGCTCGTTCAATGACCTTCGCCCGCCAATGGATGAACGACTACAGTTTGATCTACTCCAGGGTGCATTCGGTGCTGGAACCTACCGAGACTCGTGCTTGGCACGCGCATTCCCGCGCGTGGCTGGCGGAGCGTCTCGGAGAGCGTCACCCCGATGCTCGCAGGACGGTCGTCGTTACGCATCACCTACCCCATAGAAGCTCGATACATCCTCGATATGTTGGTGATCCCCTCACACCGGCGTTCTGCTCGGATCTGAGTAGTCTCGTGGAAGGCGGCACAGTGGATCTTTGGATCCACGGTCACACTCACAGCTCATGTGATTATTTGGCGAATTCCTGCCGAGTGCTCTGCAATCCGAAAGGTTGTGGTCCGGTTTCCGGTCGGTTGCGGATGGAGAATGCCGCTTTCGACCCAGAATTGGTCATCGACATCTGAACAATTCGGGAGCCATGGAAAGGCGTGTGGTACGTGAGTAGGAAATTCAAACGGGCTATGAACGGAGTTCAGCAGGACCGCCGCTCTCCCGATTATTTGACCGTCCTGACCGAGGCAACTCGAGTATTCGGATCCCGCGAGGCGGCGCAGACGTGGATGATCACGCCAGCTTTGGGGCTGGATGGAAGATGCCCGACTGATCTGGTGCGCAATGCGGATGGCCTGACTAAGGTGAGGCTCTTCCTGCAACGGATCGAGTATGGCGTATATACCTGAGGCGGCGTTCGGATATCACTTTGGGCTGAGGCAAAAATGCCGCGCGCGGGTGTCATCTGGTGGCATGCTCTTCAGCGCCAAAGCTCGGCTTCGTCTCTTAGCTTTAAGTGATTATCTGCGCCCATTCGCCCGTTCGCCGGGACTCGGAGAGGGTGCAAAGTCCAAGCCGCTGGGCGCTCGGCGTGTCGAATCTTTGTGGCGCAGCCGCTCGTTGGGTAAGCTCGCCGCCGGAAAGAAGTTGCCCTTACCTGGAAAGAGTTTTCCGCTGGTGTGCTGGTGGCAGCCCGCCGATGAGACCGGCAAGGTAGAGCGAAGCTCGTTGAGCAGGTGTGGGTGAAAGATGGCTGCTTGCGAGTTGATTTAAGCTGAAGTAGCGGCCCAAGATGGCGTGCCAGTGCCGCGTAGAAGCAGACGACCAATACGCAGCCGGCCATCGGGGACGGCTAAGCCGAGGGTCCTTCGTGCAGCTGCGCAAGATAATGACCTCGAGCTTGTTCAGCCGTCATCCCGCCGAACATCTCTAATCCTTCCTCCAGGTGGCTCGCCGAGCTAGCGCCGGCAGCGAGCAAGGCCCCAGCGCAGTCCGAGATGGCCATCAGAGCTGGTCCGATGTCCCCGTCGTGTGCAACAAATGCGCGAACCAGGCTCATGAGCTCGCGCGAGATTTCTGCGCTTCTTTGGGCAACAGCCGCGGGTTCATTCGCCATCGTGGGCACGATAGTCTGCAGCGGTGCCACTTGGAAGCGGATCCGGATAGAACGGGCCCGACAAACCAGCGCCTGCCCAGCAGGTATTGGAACGTTGCGCCTTGAGAGCAGGGGACCGCAAATGGCCGGCGGTGGGACAAAGCCGCCGTTCCCGACGGTGGCGGCGAATGACCGCTTATCTACCCCAAAGCCGTCGTTCGCGGTGCGCCCTGCGAATGACTGCTTTGGGGGATCTTAGCAGACTTAGCGCCGCGGTCCGGCGAATGCCGGCTATGGAGCAAGTGACGGATGCACTCGCGCGCGGCACTGACCGGTTCCAAGGCGGGCTTGCATCGGAGCCAGTAGACCTCTCGATCTGGCGCACGCCGGCCTTCCCGTCGGCCTTCCGCGTAAGCCGACGTTCGCCGCAGTGACCGCGGACCCGGGCCGGAACAGCTGAATCGGGTGGATTCCAGACCTTCGCATCGGAGCGATGCTCACGCCAAGAGCTGCGTCGCGCCGAACCGAGAGTCGTTTAGATGAGGACGCTGACGTTCGAACCAGGTTCTGAGGTGCCGCTCTCGACCCCTTTCGTTGCGCGCTTAATGGCCTCCTCGATCTCTCGCAGGATGCCGGCCTTCTTCTCCGCAGGCAACGAGTCGAACTGCGCCTGAGTGAGCTGCTGCCGGTCTGATGGACACTGAGTTAGGCTACGCTACCTCAGACAGCTTCTCGAAGTCGATGGGGCTGAGGTACCCCAAGGTCGAGTGTCGGCGCCTCGGATTGTAGAAGCGCTCGATATAGTCGAACACGTCGGCCTTGGCCTGGTCGCGGGTTCGATAGACCTTCCTGGCGATGCGCTCGGTCTTGAGCGAAGAGAAGAAGCTCTCCATTGCTGCGTTATCCCAGACGTTGCCTGAGCGGCTCATCGAGCATGATACGCCATTGTCGGCCATCAGCCGCTGGAACTGCTCGCTCGTATATTGGCTGCCTTGGTCCGAATGGTGGAGCAGGGCGTGCGGCTTTCCGCGACGCCAGATCGCCATAATCAGCGCATCGGTGACGAGCTGCGCGGTCATCGTCTCGCGCATCGACCAGCCAACCACCCGCCGCGAGAACAGGTCAATCACGGCAGCGACGTAGAGCCAGCCTTGCGCGGTCCAGATGTAGGTAAAGTCGGCCACCCATTTCTGGTTCGGCCGGTCGGCGGAGAACTGCCGGTCGAGCACGTTGTCGGCGATGAGCGAACGGGTGCCGTCGTCCTTGGGCAGGCTGCGCCGCCGCGGCCTCGCACGAAGGCCCTCGAGACGCATCAGCCGTTCGACCCGGTGAAGGCCGCATGAAAGGCCTTCGGCCAGGAGATCGTGCCACACGCGGCGCGAACCGTAGGTGCGGTCGCTTGCAACGAAGCTGGCACGTACCTTGGCGCCAAGCTTCTCGTCACTCTTCGATCGTGCACTCGGCGCGCGCGTAAGCCAGGCATGAAAGCCACTGCGCGAGACCCCGAGCGCCTCGCAGATCCACGATACCGGCCAGGTCCCCCGGTGCTTCGCAACGAAGGCGAACCTCATATCGAGTCCTTCGCGAAGTAGGCCGCTGCTTCGGCGTGGAATGATCCCCCGGATCATTCCTGATCCGCCTCAGTTTAAGATATCGCGCTCCGCCTTCATCCTGGCGAGCTCGCGGCGAAGCCGCTCAATCTCCTGCTGCTCGGGCTTCAGATTGCCGTGGCCGGGAAACGCCGAGCCGGCATCCGTCTCGAACTCCCGAACCCATTTGCGCAACACGTTCACGTGCAGATCCAGATCACGCGCGGCCTGGGCCACCGACACCCCACGCTCGCGGACCAGCTTCACCGCCTCAAGCTTGAACTCGCGGCTGTGTCTTCGTCGTTCCATCCATTCCCTCCGATTCCATAAACACCTTATCTCGGTGTCCACGAAACCGGCAGCAGCTCACCGGTCGACCATCTCGATCGGCCGCGCGCCAGCGCCGAACGTCAGACTGCCGCGCGAAACCTGCCGTTCGCGGTAGCTGCCGGCGATCGACGCGGGAATGACAGGGGAGGGTGGCAACGGGACATCCCTGAGAGATCAGCTCCACCTGCTCAGGGCCTGACGCCGTCATGACGTGAAGGATCACATTCAGGGTAACCACCTGCAGATGGCGGCAGGTATATGCAGTGATTAGCGCGCCTCTCCCATCGAGAGCCGCAAGTTGCGGAGCTGCGGCGAGAGGAAGCCGAGTAGCGTGACGACAGCACCAAGAATGCCCAAGGTGACGAACAGCCAGCGCACCCCGATCAGTTCGCCGAGCGGCGTTGCAAGCCCGAGCCCGACAGGCGTCGCCAATCCCATGAGCGTGGCAAGAAGCGAGAGAACCCGACCCTGCAGATGGTTCGGCACCATCGATTGCAGGAGCGCGGTGAATGGGGCGTTGCCTGCGATATAGGTTAGCCCGCTGAGCGCCCACCAAGCCACCGCGGCCGGGAACATCGCTGATGGAGACAAGGCCGTAAGGGCGAGGCTCAGGCAAGAAATTGCGAAGCCCCAGAGAACCCACATGACGTGTCGCCTCGGGGCGACGGTCGCCACGAGCAGGCCACCCGCGATCATCCCTGCGCCACCGACACTCTCGATGAGCGCCACTTCGCTCGCACCACCGTGGAAATGCTCCTTTACCAAAAGTGGAACGAGAGTGAAGGATGGCATGACGACGAGGACGATCGCGCCCAGCAGACAATACAAGCGGCGCAGACCCGGGTTTCCCCATACGAAATCGAAGCCCTCGCGAAACTCGCGCCAGAGGTTAGGTCTCTGCCCGCTCGGTTCCTTCGTCTGCGGAATCGAATAAACGAGCAACGGCACGATCCCAAGCACAGCTGTAGTTACGTCGATAGCGAGCGCATAACCGATCGGCATGAGACTGATTGCCAAGGCACCGAGGGGTGCAGCGGCTACGGTCATGATCCCCGTGAGTGTCTGGTTCAGGCCCGCCGCACGTGGAAGGAAGCTCTTCGGCACGAGCATGGCCGTGCTAGCATTCGCGGCCGGTTGCTGAAATGCTTGCATGGCGCTGCGGATGAACATCATCACGAACAGATGCCAGAGCGCGACAGTGTCGGTGAGAAAGAGTGCGATCAACACCGTCATGCAAATAGCACTGATCAGGTCGGCGGCGATCATGATGGCGCGCCGGCTCCAGCGATCGGCCAAGGTGCCGCCCAAGGGACCCAGAAGCGCCTGGGGAAGCAGCGCGACCACCCCTGCGATCGCAAGCGCGGACACGCTGCCGGTCGTGTCTGTGATCCACCAGATCAGTACGAATTGGGTGAGTGCAGAGCCGATCAGCGACAAAGCTTGTCCAACGAACACGGCCCAATAG
The nucleotide sequence above comes from Sphingosinicella sp. BN140058. Encoded proteins:
- a CDS encoding site-specific integrase — protein: MRVLRNVQRARVHLIKRSLTSDGPLPAGFPVLSWMRAGIDEDVFRYCRDRAFFEGMKMSTVVQECYVLADWLNWLARLGKEKAEAATSDYLKWDAIARSAGRLGPARQHRKQQVVWSFYHHLRSDSELGAATAGFFGQISNVRVSDSGVEEWSMKLRRRGGGTRRNPIVPSDEEVERVLDKLGEHDNPFLAERNFLIGQVEAKVGLRAMGAESLNIATLDAMLASEGIQVSGGSVGRLGSDKAEQIRIRMELSRLLRSGRSVMEAVVVEKGGKRREVEMPIDLAKRLLDHVWGRRYALVRNRRGAGRRHDGRLFLSFTDAAPLTRGTIKDLVKVAFVASGVRGSGHALRASYLTRKAIDLLQEARRRYGNNFSPEDLMSELARLAGHNHRKTLKSYLDVARLREAMLQDLD
- a CDS encoding transposase; the encoded protein is MQRFEVFTGAGRRRNWPSEVKASIVAESFSGRETVCAVARRHALSPSQLFTWRRALRKQFEHRGVTLPAVPAFVPAVVEAQPADAPVQTGKHSKKRRRSKGPAIELEIADVVVKIGRGADTGVIAAVIEALRATR
- a CDS encoding IS3 family transposase (programmed frameshift); the protein is MGKQTGQYPAEVRDRAVRLVLEHQGEHASQWEAIVSIASKIGCTAETLRRWVRQAERDSGSRPGVTSEERDRIRALERENRELRKANEILRKASAYFCPGEARPPVQAMIAFIDYHREVYGDEPICRVLPIAPSTYFERVAQRHDPCRRSPRTRRDEDLKAKIARVHADNFNVYGARKVWRQLLREKVSVARCTVERLMRELGLKGVVRGKQVRTTISDKAAPCPLDRVNRNFRAAAPNRLWVSDFTYVSTWAGFVYVAFVIDTYARRIVGWRASRTAHASFVLDALEQAVHDRRPVHRGGLVHHSDRGLKYLSITYSERLAEAGIEPSVGSVGDSYDNALAETINGLYKAEVIHRRGPWKSFEAVEYATLEWVDWFNNRRLLEPIGNIPPAEAKARYYAMLDETRIAA
- a CDS encoding helix-turn-helix domain-containing protein: MDAARPALQIPAVSKIRDSSVRDKVAAAIRHHRKLSGQSQEKVAHRARIDRSFYGRIERGTQNLALETLCLIALALEIHPSELLRDIESSDLLELKGSRVGPLG
- a CDS encoding metallophosphoesterase, with amino-acid sequence MRLWVLSDLHLEQSTWDLPERRPEYDVLVAAGDIHRATAAVRWLSDRAGAKPVVYITGNHEWYSPRADFTIEDELAEARELARGTQVNLLHNQELIIEGVRFLGTPLWTDFELTGDPARSMTFARQWMNDYSLIYSRVHSVLEPTETRAWHAHSRAWLAERLGERHPDARRTVVVTHHLPHRSSIHPRYVGDPLTPAFCSDLSSLVEGGTVDLWIHGHTHSSCDYLANSCRVLCNPKGCGPVSGRLRMENAAFDPELVIDI
- a CDS encoding antitoxin Xre/MbcA/ParS toxin-binding domain-containing protein; its protein translation is MITPALGLDGRCPTDLVRNADGLTKVRLFLQRIEYGVYT
- a CDS encoding MFS transporter is translated as MFVGQALSLIGSALTQFVLIWWITDTTGSVSALAIAGVVALLPQALLGPLGGTLADRWSRRAIMIAADLISAICMTVLIALFLTDTVALWHLFVMMFIRSAMQAFQQPAANASTAMLVPKSFLPRAAGLNQTLTGIMTVAAAPLGALAISLMPIGYALAIDVTTAVLGIVPLLVYSIPQTKEPSGQRPNLWREFREGFDFVWGNPGLRRLYCLLGAIVLVVMPSFTLVPLLVKEHFHGGASEVALIESVGGAGMIAGGLLVATVAPRRHVMWVLWGFAISCLSLALTALSPSAMFPAAVAWWALSGLTYIAGNAPFTALLQSMVPNHLQGRVLSLLATLMGLATPVGLGLATPLGELIGVRWLFVTLGILGAVVTLLGFLSPQLRNLRLSMGEAR